One region of Microbacterium sufflavum genomic DNA includes:
- the pgm gene encoding phosphoglucomutase (alpha-D-glucose-1,6-bisphosphate-dependent) has translation MSSRAGLPAEESDLIDVDELIAAYYDRVPDPTVPAERVVFGTSGHRGSSLTKSFNENHILATTQAIVDYRAAQGITGPLFLGRDTHALSLPAERSAIEVLLANGVDVRVDARDSWVPTPALSHAILTYNRGRATDDPGRADGIVVTPSHNPPRDGGFKYNPPHGGPADTDATGWIADRANQLIADGLTEVKRERFADVDWDAITGYDFRDAYVRDLPSIIDLDAIRSAGVRIGADPLGGASVEYWALIAEMHDLDLDVVNPEVDPTWRFMTLDWDEKIRMDPSSPSAMASLVARKGDYDVLTGNDADADRHGIVTPDAGLMNPNHYLAVAIDYLFSHREQWPRDAAVGKTLVSSMIIDRVAESLGRRLLEVPVGFKWFVPGLLDGTVAFGGEESAGASFLRRDGSVWSTDKDGILLCLLAAEIIAVTGKTPSERYAELEQAFGASAYQRVDAPATPEQKATLGKLAPESVTATTLAGEDITAKLSHAPGNGAAIGGLKVQTEHAWFAARPSGTEDVYKLYAESLRGPEHLAEVQEEARAVVSAALGD, from the coding sequence ATGAGCAGTCGTGCCGGCCTCCCCGCGGAGGAAAGTGACCTGATCGACGTCGACGAGCTGATCGCCGCCTACTACGACCGCGTGCCCGACCCGACGGTCCCGGCCGAACGGGTCGTGTTCGGCACCAGCGGCCACCGCGGCTCCTCGCTGACGAAGAGCTTCAACGAGAACCACATCCTCGCCACGACGCAGGCGATCGTCGACTACCGCGCCGCGCAGGGCATCACCGGGCCGCTGTTCCTCGGCCGCGACACGCACGCCCTGTCGCTGCCCGCCGAGCGCAGCGCGATCGAGGTGCTGCTCGCGAACGGCGTGGACGTGCGCGTCGACGCCCGCGACTCCTGGGTGCCGACGCCCGCCCTGAGCCACGCGATCCTCACGTACAACAGGGGTCGCGCGACCGACGACCCCGGCCGGGCCGACGGCATCGTGGTCACCCCGTCGCACAACCCGCCCCGCGACGGCGGCTTCAAGTACAACCCGCCGCACGGTGGTCCCGCCGACACCGACGCCACGGGCTGGATCGCCGACCGCGCGAACCAGCTCATCGCCGACGGCCTCACCGAGGTGAAGCGCGAGCGGTTCGCCGACGTCGACTGGGACGCGATCACCGGGTACGACTTCCGCGACGCGTACGTGCGCGACCTGCCGTCGATCATCGACCTCGACGCGATCCGCAGCGCGGGCGTGCGCATCGGGGCCGACCCCCTCGGCGGGGCGTCGGTGGAGTACTGGGCGCTGATCGCCGAGATGCACGACCTCGACCTCGACGTGGTGAACCCCGAGGTCGACCCGACCTGGCGTTTCATGACCCTCGACTGGGACGAGAAGATCCGGATGGATCCGTCGTCTCCGTCGGCGATGGCGTCCCTGGTCGCCCGCAAGGGCGACTACGACGTGCTCACCGGGAACGACGCCGATGCCGACCGGCACGGCATCGTGACCCCGGATGCGGGGCTCATGAACCCCAACCACTACCTCGCCGTCGCGATCGACTACCTCTTCTCCCACCGCGAGCAGTGGCCGCGCGACGCCGCAGTCGGCAAGACCCTCGTGTCGTCAATGATCATCGACCGGGTGGCGGAGTCGCTGGGCCGCCGCCTGCTGGAGGTGCCGGTCGGGTTCAAGTGGTTCGTGCCCGGGCTGCTCGACGGCACGGTCGCGTTCGGCGGCGAGGAGTCGGCCGGTGCGTCGTTCCTGCGCCGCGACGGCTCCGTGTGGTCGACCGACAAGGACGGCATCCTGCTGTGCCTGCTCGCGGCGGAGATCATCGCGGTCACGGGCAAGACCCCGTCGGAGCGCTACGCCGAGCTGGAGCAGGCGTTCGGCGCCTCGGCGTATCAGCGCGTCGACGCCCCCGCGACGCCGGAGCAGAAGGCCACGCTGGGCAAGCTGGCGCCGGAGTCGGTCACCGCGACCACGCTGGCCGGCGAGGACATCACGGCGAAGCTGTCGCACGCCCCCGGCAACGGTGCGGCGATCGGCGGGCTCAAGGTGCAGACCGAGCACGCGTGGTTCGCCGCCCGCCCGTCGGGCACGGAAGACGTCTACAAGCTCTACGCCGAGAGCCTGCGCGGCCCGGAGCACCTCGCCGAGGTGCAGGAGGAGGCCCGCGCCGTGGTGTCCGCCGCCCTCGGCGACTGA
- a CDS encoding ABC transporter ATP-binding protein, translating into MLTHDQQARATAATPTGPALEVSDLAITFASKRRQVTALEGVDLRVEEGEFLSIAGPSGCGKSTLLKAVAGLTAPSRGSIRLRGDEVRGPRQDIGYVFQRAALLEWRSVRGNILLQAEMRGMDMRKAQARADELIEMTGLTGFEKSLPHELSGGMQQRVSLCRALLHEPRVLLMDEPFGALDALTRERMNVELNRIWSATGTTVLLVTHSVAEAVYLASRVIVMSPRPGRILEEHRVDLPARRGYAEVLETPEFHRVSSRVRELLGSSTDAD; encoded by the coding sequence ATGCTCACCCACGATCAGCAGGCGCGCGCCACGGCGGCCACGCCCACCGGCCCCGCGCTGGAGGTCTCCGACCTGGCGATCACGTTCGCCTCCAAGCGCCGTCAGGTCACCGCGCTCGAGGGGGTCGACCTGCGCGTGGAGGAGGGCGAGTTCCTCTCCATCGCCGGCCCGTCCGGATGCGGCAAGTCGACGCTGCTCAAAGCCGTGGCAGGACTCACCGCTCCCAGCCGCGGCAGCATCCGCCTCCGCGGGGACGAGGTCCGCGGTCCCCGGCAGGACATCGGGTACGTCTTCCAGCGCGCGGCGCTCCTCGAATGGCGCAGCGTCCGCGGCAACATCCTCCTCCAGGCCGAGATGCGCGGGATGGACATGCGCAAGGCCCAGGCCCGTGCCGACGAGCTCATCGAGATGACCGGTCTCACCGGCTTCGAGAAGTCGCTGCCGCACGAGCTCTCGGGCGGGATGCAGCAGCGCGTCTCGCTGTGCCGCGCGCTGCTGCACGAGCCGCGGGTGCTGCTCATGGATGAGCCGTTCGGTGCCCTCGACGCCCTGACGCGCGAGCGCATGAACGTGGAGCTGAACCGCATCTGGAGCGCCACCGGGACCACCGTCCTGCTCGTGACGCACTCGGTCGCCGAGGCGGTCTACCTCGCGAGCCGCGTCATCGTGATGAGTCCGCGTCCCGGCCGGATCCTGGAGGAGCACCGGGTCGACCTCCCGGCCCGCCGCGGGTACGCCGAGGTACTGGAGACGCCGGAGTTCCACCGGGTGTCGAGTCGCGTGCGCGAGCTGCTCGGCTCCTCCACCGACGCGGACTGA